In Thermodesulfobacteriota bacterium, a single genomic region encodes these proteins:
- the trxA gene encoding thioredoxin yields the protein MADGVMEIEDGSFDNEVLQSEKPVLVDFWAPWCGPCKAIGPVVEELAGDFGDKIKFAKCNVDNNPLTPGKFGIKAIPTLIIFKEGNVAEQITGMVAKSKLEEAINNVL from the coding sequence ATGGCTGATGGCGTAATGGAAATAGAAGACGGTAGTTTTGATAACGAAGTTTTACAATCGGAAAAACCTGTGCTGGTTGATTTCTGGGCCCCATGGTGCGGCCCGTGCAAAGCGATCGGCCCGGTGGTCGAAGAACTCGCCGGAGATTTCGGTGATAAAATAAAGTTTGCAAAATGCAACGTTGATAACAATCCGCTGACTCCTGGAAAATTTGGAATCAAAGCTATTCCCACCCTAATCATATTTAAAGAGGGAAACGTTGCAGAGCAGATTACCGGAATGGTTGCCAAATCAAAACTAGAAGAGGCAATAAATAACGTGCTGTAA
- the ispG gene encoding flavodoxin-dependent (E)-4-hydroxy-3-methylbut-2-enyl-diphosphate synthase: MPFDIKRKKTRSVMVGKIKIGDMAPVSIQSMTNTYTQDIPATVAQIRRLEAAGCEIVRVAVPVIEAAEAITSIKKKISVPIIADIHFDYRLAIASARAGADALRINPGNIGSREKVKAVIDCAKDFNIPVRIGVNSGSVEKDLLKKYQGPCAEAMVESAMRNIDLVRSLDFHQIKLSIKASDVHRTVQAYRLLSEKTDLPLHVGVTEAGGLYSGIVKSSLGIGMLLAEGIGDTIRVSLTRDPVEEVRTGYEILKGLDIRRYGPEIISCPTCGRCNIDLFSMVEKLEKSLLLKSTPIKIAIMGCVVNGPGEAKEADIGIAGGDGVGILFKRGKVVKKVPQERMVEILLEEVEKYEKGKL, translated from the coding sequence ATGCCTTTTGACATCAAACGAAAAAAAACCCGGTCTGTGATGGTCGGCAAAATAAAAATTGGCGACATGGCCCCTGTTTCCATCCAGTCCATGACCAATACGTATACACAGGATATTCCGGCTACTGTTGCCCAAATACGGCGTTTAGAGGCCGCAGGATGCGAGATAGTAAGGGTTGCCGTTCCGGTTATCGAGGCTGCGGAGGCAATTACTTCGATAAAGAAAAAAATATCTGTTCCAATTATCGCAGACATTCATTTTGATTATCGCCTGGCAATCGCTTCCGCCAGAGCAGGTGCGGATGCTCTTAGAATAAACCCGGGAAATATAGGCAGCAGGGAAAAAGTCAAAGCGGTCATTGATTGCGCCAAAGACTTTAATATTCCGGTGCGCATAGGGGTGAATTCAGGATCTGTGGAAAAAGATTTGCTAAAAAAATACCAAGGCCCGTGCGCGGAAGCGATGGTGGAAAGTGCGATGCGAAATATCGATCTGGTGAGATCGCTTGATTTTCACCAAATCAAATTATCTATCAAAGCGTCCGACGTTCACCGAACCGTTCAAGCATACCGGCTTCTTTCGGAAAAGACTGACCTTCCCCTGCATGTGGGTGTGACGGAAGCCGGTGGTCTTTATTCGGGAATCGTTAAATCTTCCCTGGGCATCGGAATGCTTCTTGCTGAGGGCATTGGAGATACCATTCGGGTCTCTTTGACCAGAGACCCTGTTGAAGAGGTAAGGACTGGATATGAAATATTAAAAGGGCTGGATATTCGCAGATATGGTCCGGAAATCATATCCTGTCCCACATGTGGGCGCTGTAATATTGATCTTTTTTCAATGGTTGAGAAACTTGAAAAGTCTTTATTATTAAAATCCACCCCGATAAAAATTGCCATCATGGGCTGTGTGGTAAACGGACCGGGAGAAGCAAAAGAAGCGGATATTGGTATCGCCGGCGGAGATGGTGTCGGCATACTTTTCAAACGGGGAAAGGTGGTAAAAAAAGTTCCCCAAGAACGAATGGTTGAAATTCTACTGGAAGAAGTTGAAAAATATGAGAAAGGAAAATTATGA
- a CDS encoding bifunctional (p)ppGpp synthetase/guanosine-3',5'-bis(diphosphate) 3'-pyrophosphohydrolase, with protein MIRINDILDKVSETNPEADLDIIDKAYIYSARVHDGQVRLSGEPYLSHPLEVASILADMKLDVVSVAAGLLHDVIEDTSATEEDIKEMFGQDVLNIVSGVTKLSKLPFRSSQARQAESIRKMILAMADDIRVILIKLADRLHNMRTLQFHNNKQKKRKIAQETIDIYSPIADRLGIYWIKKELEDTSFMYLQPEDYSEIKSFVRKDQQEREKYVETVKNYMAKKLGEADLKCEILGRNKHYYSIYQKMVTQNLDFDDVYDIIAFRIILDTIPQCYEALGLIHSLWKPIDIKFKDYIGRPKPNMYQSLHTTVIGPFGERIEIQIRTWEMDKVAKSGIAAHWSYKEGKSIDENVSQAYAWIQNLVENQENFRDPSEFLENVRIDLFPDEVYVFTPRGEIKSLPKGASPVDFAYAIHTEVGNQCSGAKVNGRMVPLKHELKTGDIAEIITSKSHHPSKDWLKFVKTVKARSRIRQWIKTQEKDRSLSLGREMCEKAFRKERLNFSSLVKTEEMENVAGHFGFKTVDDLIANVGYGKITPLQVVRKFTSKTELEENRQSIFNKIIGRVKKKKPKSGVIVKGADDILIKFGKCCQPVPGDPITGYITKGYGVTVHRAGCINALNMNPERQIDVEWNKEIDEKYPVKIRIRSYDRMGLLADVVGAISKLEANIISAKTATNENKIVESYFTIDVGSTEHLNRILSTLKKIKHVQEIKRIG; from the coding sequence ATGATCCGTATCAATGATATACTTGACAAGGTATCTGAAACCAATCCTGAAGCTGACCTTGATATTATAGATAAAGCTTATATCTACTCTGCAAGGGTTCACGATGGACAGGTGCGACTGTCCGGTGAACCATACCTTTCCCACCCCCTTGAAGTGGCCAGTATACTGGCGGATATGAAACTCGATGTGGTGAGTGTGGCTGCCGGTCTCTTGCATGACGTCATTGAAGATACCAGTGCAACTGAGGAAGATATAAAAGAAATGTTCGGCCAGGACGTTCTTAATATCGTATCCGGAGTGACCAAACTCAGCAAACTTCCATTCCGCAGTTCTCAGGCACGTCAGGCTGAAAGCATACGAAAAATGATCCTTGCCATGGCTGATGACATCCGGGTCATTTTAATTAAGCTGGCTGACCGGCTGCATAACATGAGAACACTGCAATTTCATAATAACAAACAAAAAAAGAGAAAAATTGCCCAGGAAACCATCGATATTTATTCCCCTATTGCAGATCGGCTGGGCATTTACTGGATAAAAAAGGAACTTGAAGACACTTCCTTTATGTACCTTCAGCCGGAGGATTATTCCGAAATAAAAAGTTTTGTGCGAAAAGACCAACAGGAACGCGAAAAATATGTGGAAACTGTAAAAAATTACATGGCAAAAAAGTTGGGTGAGGCCGATCTGAAATGCGAAATCCTTGGCAGGAACAAACATTATTACAGCATATACCAGAAGATGGTCACTCAGAACCTCGACTTTGATGATGTTTATGACATTATCGCTTTCAGGATCATACTCGATACCATACCCCAGTGTTACGAAGCGCTGGGTCTTATCCATTCCCTGTGGAAACCGATAGACATCAAGTTCAAGGATTATATCGGGCGTCCGAAGCCGAACATGTATCAATCCCTTCACACCACGGTTATCGGCCCGTTCGGCGAGCGCATAGAAATACAGATACGAACCTGGGAGATGGATAAGGTTGCCAAGTCAGGCATTGCCGCCCATTGGAGCTATAAAGAAGGCAAAAGTATTGATGAAAATGTGAGCCAGGCTTATGCCTGGATTCAGAACCTGGTTGAAAACCAGGAAAATTTTCGCGATCCCAGCGAGTTTTTGGAAAATGTCCGCATCGATCTTTTCCCGGATGAAGTCTATGTTTTTACTCCCAGAGGGGAAATCAAGTCACTTCCAAAAGGGGCTTCGCCGGTGGATTTTGCCTATGCCATACATACCGAAGTTGGAAACCAGTGCAGCGGAGCCAAAGTGAACGGTCGAATGGTCCCCCTCAAGCATGAGCTGAAAACGGGTGATATTGCAGAAATTATCACATCAAAAAGTCACCACCCGAGCAAGGACTGGCTTAAATTTGTGAAGACGGTTAAGGCCCGGTCAAGAATCAGGCAATGGATTAAAACCCAGGAAAAAGACAGAAGCTTAAGTCTTGGCCGTGAGATGTGTGAAAAAGCGTTTCGTAAAGAACGCCTTAATTTCAGCTCATTGGTGAAAACGGAAGAAATGGAAAATGTAGCCGGCCATTTCGGATTTAAGACGGTAGACGACCTTATTGCAAATGTGGGTTACGGTAAAATCACTCCCTTGCAGGTGGTACGAAAATTCACTTCAAAGACCGAGCTGGAGGAAAACCGGCAATCTATTTTTAACAAGATCATCGGTCGGGTAAAGAAAAAGAAACCCAAATCAGGGGTCATTGTAAAAGGTGCGGATGACATCCTGATAAAGTTCGGCAAGTGCTGCCAGCCCGTTCCAGGTGATCCTATTACGGGTTATATTACCAAAGGTTACGGTGTGACCGTCCATCGAGCCGGTTGTATTAACGCCTTGAATATGAATCCTGAACGACAAATCGATGTGGAGTGGAATAAGGAAATTGATGAAAAATATCCGGTAAAAATCAGGATCCGTTCCTATGACCGAATGGGGCTGCTGGCCGATGTGGTCGGCGCGATCAGCAAGCTTGAAGCGAACATCATCAGCGCAAAAACAGCGACCAATGAAAATAAAATTGTGGAAAGCTATTTTACCATAGATGTGGGCAGTACTGAACATTTAAACAGAATTTTATCCACTTTAAAAAAGATAAAACATGTCCAGGAAATAAAGCGTATCGGTTAG
- the proS gene encoding proline--tRNA ligase has product MTNQTKTAIAPTRSEDYSEWYQQVIKASDLAERSPVRGCMVIKPWGYALWENIMHALDDMFKSTGVRNAYFPLFIPLSFLEKEAEHVEGFAKECAVVTHHRLEKGSEDSLQPAGRLTEPLVVRPTSETIIGDSFSKWISSYRDLPVLINQWANVVRWEMRTRLFLRTSEFLWQEGHTAHATKEEALERTQMMLDVYATHAEEYLAMPVIRGRKSAAERFPGAIDTLCIEAMMQDRKALQAGTSHFLGQNFAKASAIRFQSAKETEEYAWTTSWGSSTRLIGGLIMTHGDDDGIILPPKIASSHVVLLPIIRKDKDRQKVMEYTQSLSTELKDIKYDNRRIEVEIDDRDIGGARGWDWIKKGIPLRVEIGPRDISDHSVFVGRRDKGHRDKESIKRNQFVGEIKNILDEIQNNLFTRALSFKKEHTIIIDDKKKFYDYFTPESQEKPEIHGGFALSFWCGSAECEAKIKEDLKVTIRCIPFENDTSSGKCICCGKSARDRVIFAKAY; this is encoded by the coding sequence ATGACGAATCAGACAAAAACAGCCATTGCCCCCACCAGGTCTGAAGACTACTCAGAATGGTACCAGCAGGTCATCAAGGCGTCGGACCTGGCAGAAAGATCTCCGGTCAGGGGCTGTATGGTAATTAAACCCTGGGGATATGCTCTGTGGGAAAACATCATGCATGCCCTTGATGATATGTTTAAATCAACCGGAGTAAGAAATGCATATTTCCCCCTGTTTATTCCGCTAAGCTTTCTAGAAAAAGAAGCTGAGCATGTGGAAGGATTTGCCAAGGAATGTGCGGTCGTCACCCATCACCGGCTTGAAAAAGGATCGGAGGACAGCCTTCAACCCGCCGGCCGGTTAACAGAACCCCTGGTGGTCCGTCCCACCTCTGAAACCATTATTGGAGATTCATTTTCCAAGTGGATCAGCAGCTACCGCGACCTTCCGGTGTTGATCAACCAGTGGGCAAATGTGGTGAGGTGGGAAATGAGAACCCGCCTGTTTTTAAGAACCAGCGAGTTTTTGTGGCAGGAAGGTCATACCGCACATGCGACAAAAGAGGAAGCGCTTGAGCGAACCCAAATGATGCTCGATGTGTATGCAACGCATGCGGAAGAATACCTGGCGATGCCTGTCATCAGGGGGAGAAAATCAGCAGCTGAAAGATTTCCCGGTGCAATCGACACCCTGTGTATCGAAGCCATGATGCAAGACAGGAAGGCCCTTCAGGCAGGGACATCACACTTTTTGGGGCAAAATTTTGCCAAGGCATCCGCCATCCGGTTTCAGTCGGCCAAAGAAACAGAGGAATACGCATGGACCACCTCATGGGGTTCATCTACCCGCCTTATCGGTGGACTCATCATGACCCATGGGGACGACGACGGCATTATCCTCCCTCCCAAAATCGCATCTTCTCATGTGGTTCTTTTACCCATCATCAGAAAGGACAAAGACAGGCAAAAAGTAATGGAATATACCCAAAGCCTGTCAACAGAACTCAAAGACATAAAGTATGATAATCGCCGTATCGAAGTTGAAATCGATGATCGCGATATCGGTGGCGCCAGAGGTTGGGACTGGATAAAAAAGGGAATACCTCTTAGAGTTGAGATTGGGCCCAGAGATATTTCGGATCATTCGGTATTTGTGGGAAGAAGAGACAAAGGTCACCGGGACAAAGAATCCATAAAAAGAAATCAATTTGTGGGAGAAATAAAAAATATTTTAGATGAGATACAAAATAATCTTTTTACCCGGGCCTTGTCATTTAAGAAAGAACATACTATAATTATTGACGATAAAAAGAAGTTTTATGACTATTTCACCCCTGAAAGTCAGGAAAAGCCGGAGATACACGGTGGCTTTGCCTTGTCTTTTTGGTGTGGTTCGGCTGAATGTGAGGCAAAAATAAAGGAAGATCTTAAGGTGACCATCCGATGTATCCCCTTTGAAAACGATACAAGTTCGGGGAAATGTATTTGCTGCGGGAAAAGCGCACGTGACCGGGTAATTTTTGCCAAGGCATATTAA
- a CDS encoding GNAT family N-acetyltransferase: MISKLPKDVIIRNSAPSDHHRIISVLQEWWGGRDLTWMLPKLFLNHFCNTSFVMEKNDALIAFLIGFLSQSDTGEGYIHFAGVHPDYRGIGIGEYLYRQFYRVCKENKRDTIRACTSPVNKGSIEFHKKMGFQIEPGNSEVDGIPVTLDYNRPNDPKVLFKKKI, from the coding sequence GTGATTTCAAAATTGCCTAAAGATGTAATCATCAGAAATAGTGCGCCTTCAGACCATCATCGCATCATAAGCGTGTTACAAGAGTGGTGGGGGGGTAGAGATTTGACATGGATGTTGCCGAAACTATTTCTAAACCATTTTTGCAATACCTCATTTGTCATGGAAAAAAATGACGCATTAATCGCTTTCTTAATCGGTTTTCTATCGCAATCGGATACGGGTGAGGGCTATATTCATTTTGCCGGTGTTCATCCGGATTATCGCGGGATTGGAATAGGAGAATATCTGTACCGACAATTTTATCGGGTTTGCAAAGAAAATAAGCGTGACACCATCCGGGCATGCACCTCCCCCGTCAATAAAGGATCAATCGAATTTCATAAAAAAATGGGATTCCAAATCGAACCGGGCAATTCCGAAGTTGATGGCATCCCCGTTACTCTGGATTACAACCGGCCAAACGACCCCAAGGTATTGTTTAAAAAAAAGATATAG
- the rpmB gene encoding 50S ribosomal protein L28 — protein sequence MSRICEICGKKPLTGNNVSHAHNQTKRRFNPNLQRVRAVLNGRTKKIVVCTSCIKSGHVVKAP from the coding sequence ATGTCCAGAATTTGTGAAATATGTGGGAAAAAACCGCTTACGGGAAACAATGTCAGTCATGCCCACAACCAAACCAAGCGTCGTTTTAACCCGAACCTTCAAAGGGTCAGAGCGGTTTTAAACGGAAGAACCAAAAAAATTGTGGTATGTACCAGTTGTATAAAATCAGGTCATGTGGTTAAAGCGCCCTGA
- a CDS encoding helix-turn-helix domain-containing protein, whose product MRPTSEPFAASCRFLLRSTGTLEWEIDNQAILLMEIQAHHIKRFLILIFTFYGSLLAALISVGQLIADRKSVKNWLFLGLFFVFGLFQIHYILFEMGLLMEYKAANVFPITAFYLLGPMVYLITTHSLHKNYSINPSGLLHFLPAVVASVISLSVIYTSEFQKPVLLSEYFYNTNMLYIGIAGWLFFVLYLVCSVRQLLNYFILSKQTILNHPSALVVCIILALLMLACISDIVAFISNKPVFMELSVLMLTLIIIFLFLINFRYPGYYKILYGVVEKEKNKRSYLKGINFKELTSKLNYLMDTEEIFTDEHISLPLLAQKVNVSQHQLSQFLNEKQGESFSSFINKYRIKKAKKMLVENPENKILAIAYDAGFQSKSTFNAAFAKYAGMTPHEFREKNVK is encoded by the coding sequence ATGCGACCGACGAGTGAACCTTTTGCGGCCTCTTGTCGATTTTTACTGCGTTCCACAGGAACGCTGGAATGGGAGATTGACAATCAAGCGATTTTGTTAATGGAAATTCAAGCTCATCATATAAAGCGATTCCTCATACTAATCTTCACATTTTATGGTTCTTTACTGGCGGCCCTTATATCTGTGGGGCAATTGATTGCAGATAGAAAATCCGTTAAAAATTGGTTGTTTTTGGGGTTATTCTTTGTATTTGGCCTGTTTCAAATCCATTATATCCTTTTTGAAATGGGCCTATTAATGGAATATAAAGCAGCCAATGTTTTTCCAATCACAGCTTTTTATCTATTGGGGCCAATGGTTTATTTGATAACAACACATTCACTTCATAAGAATTACAGTATCAATCCTTCCGGTCTATTGCATTTTTTACCTGCTGTCGTCGCATCTGTTATTTCGCTTTCGGTCATTTATACTTCTGAATTCCAAAAACCTGTGCTGTTGTCTGAATATTTTTATAATACCAATATGTTATATATTGGAATAGCGGGCTGGTTGTTTTTTGTATTATATCTTGTTTGCTCGGTTCGCCAATTATTGAATTATTTTATTTTATCCAAGCAAACCATTTTGAATCATCCTTCGGCATTGGTTGTTTGCATCATTTTAGCTTTATTAATGCTCGCCTGTATTTCCGATATAGTAGCGTTCATCTCCAATAAGCCTGTATTCATGGAATTATCAGTATTAATGCTAACACTTATTATTATTTTTTTATTTTTAATCAACTTCAGGTATCCGGGTTACTATAAAATACTATACGGAGTGGTTGAAAAGGAAAAGAATAAACGCTCCTATTTAAAGGGCATCAACTTTAAAGAATTGACCTCGAAGCTAAATTATCTAATGGATACCGAAGAAATATTTACCGATGAACATATTTCCCTACCCTTATTGGCTCAAAAGGTAAATGTATCTCAACATCAGCTTTCACAATTTTTAAATGAGAAACAAGGAGAAAGCTTTTCATCATTTATAAATAAATATAGAATAAAAAAAGCAAAGAAAATGCTGGTGGAGAATCCCGAGAATAAAATTCTTGCCATTGCTTATGATGCCGGATTTCAATCAAAATCAACTTTTAATGCGGCCTTTGCAAAATATGCCGGAATGACCCCGCATGAATTCAGAGAAAAAAATGTAAAATAA
- a CDS encoding bacteriophage holin, protein MKLNVKSFALTTGLIWGMGLFLFTWWVIAFDGISGDPTLIGRLYRGYCISPMGSIIGLIWAFIDGLIGGAIFAWLYNLFSAGTSSKAEA, encoded by the coding sequence ATGAAGCTCAATGTAAAATCATTTGCTTTGACGACCGGATTGATCTGGGGAATGGGTCTTTTCTTATTTACCTGGTGGGTAATTGCTTTTGATGGGATTAGCGGTGACCCCACTTTGATAGGACGTCTCTATCGTGGGTACTGCATCAGCCCAATGGGTAGTATTATCGGCTTGATTTGGGCGTTCATAGACGGTCTGATCGGGGGTGCGATATTTGCCTGGCTGTATAATTTATTCTCAGCCGGTACTTCAAGTAAAGCAGAAGCATAA
- a CDS encoding outer membrane protein assembly factor BamD: MKRFAAIFLIILIVCSGCSLFKTKDLKSARELALDGMDEFNSNNYKSAIESFEKLKDWYPFSKFSILAELKIADAHYHLQEYEEAVFAYEEFENLHPRNEAIPYVIYQIGRSYFDQIDTVDRDQASALKAIETFKRLNKQFPDNEYRGIALQHINKCLKNLAGHEMYVGLFYYKNKHYKAALKRFQAVLSRYPDVGIHKDAFLHIALCEKALKKEAENK, from the coding sequence ATGAAACGATTTGCAGCAATATTTTTAATTATACTGATTGTCTGTTCAGGTTGCAGTCTGTTTAAAACCAAGGATTTAAAATCCGCCAGAGAACTTGCGCTGGACGGTATGGATGAATTCAACAGTAATAACTATAAAAGCGCCATTGAATCCTTTGAAAAACTAAAGGACTGGTATCCTTTTAGTAAATTTTCAATTCTGGCAGAATTGAAAATTGCTGACGCACATTATCACCTTCAAGAGTATGAAGAAGCTGTTTTTGCTTATGAAGAGTTTGAAAACCTTCACCCGCGAAATGAAGCGATTCCTTATGTGATTTACCAGATTGGACGCAGCTATTTCGACCAGATTGATACGGTTGATCGCGATCAGGCTTCGGCATTAAAGGCAATCGAAACATTCAAAAGGCTTAATAAGCAATTTCCTGATAATGAATACCGCGGCATCGCATTACAGCATATTAACAAATGCTTGAAAAATCTTGCCGGGCATGAAATGTATGTCGGGCTTTTTTATTACAAAAACAAACATTATAAAGCCGCTTTAAAGCGTTTTCAGGCCGTCCTTTCGAGATACCCGGATGTGGGTATCCACAAGGACGCTTTTTTGCATATTGCTTTGTGTGAAAAAGCTTTGAAAAAAGAAGCGGAAAACAAGTAG